Proteins from a single region of Gemmatimonadaceae bacterium:
- a CDS encoding GxxExxY protein, protein MGRQRLILEPLTRSVIGGFYEVYNTLGFGFLEHVYKGALERELLARGHEVQREVGIIVRYKGEQIAVQRFDMIVDEKLLVEAKATIDLHGGAQRQVYNYLRASGLEVGLLLHFGLEPKFYRIADIHARQATQPRVDADAPENPDASDLLRNREASVPVDATQTKAYADASEHSNRPDRSVSGEDASHNEPA, encoded by the coding sequence ATGGGACGACAGAGACTCATTCTCGAACCGCTCACGCGATCCGTCATTGGCGGCTTTTATGAAGTTTACAACACGCTTGGCTTTGGCTTTCTCGAGCATGTATACAAAGGGGCGCTCGAGCGAGAGCTGTTAGCGCGCGGGCATGAGGTCCAGCGCGAGGTCGGGATCATCGTCCGATACAAGGGCGAGCAAATCGCAGTGCAGCGCTTCGACATGATTGTCGACGAGAAGCTGCTCGTGGAGGCCAAGGCCACAATCGATCTCCACGGTGGAGCCCAACGGCAGGTCTACAACTATCTGCGCGCGAGTGGACTCGAAGTTGGGTTGCTGTTGCATTTCGGTCTGGAGCCAAAGTTCTATCGCATCGCGGACATACACGCGAGGCAGGCCACACAGCCTAGAGTCGATGCGGATGCTCCGGAGAATCCGGATGCTTCGGATCTGCTCCGGAACCGGGAGGCGTCGGTCCCCGTGGACGCCACACAGACGAAAGCTTATGCGGATGCTTCTGAGCATTCGAATAGGCCTGATCGCTCCGTGAGCGGTGAGGACGCCTCGCACAACGAGCCGGCATGA
- a CDS encoding PAS domain S-box protein, translating into MLRLFNLGASAHAHNDGGSLNPGSDESTLLDSLGDAVIITDASDQITYMNRAAAELFGRDRTLLAGEKLLNLFTRDSSEVVQFGQSAARDGLPQRYDADVAGRDECKVSVSASPFAVNGSGGTVLTLRDVTEMRRAHQELARSEARYRHLFEDASDAIMTFDSLGRFTSVNDGGEQISGYSRDELIGRFFGPLLPLSELPRAVLEFRKALSGQPGQFESVVVRKDGERRHITITYSCPQRSREVLCLIRDATEEKQLQQQLVQSEKMGAIGQLVSGVAHELNNPLASITAFAKLMLSDGNLSEEDRHATEVIASEARRAARIVHNLLTFARQHKAEKTYADINQVVENTLELRSYDLSVRGIQIERSYADPAPCTMVDAYQLQQVILNLVTNAEQAMAGVERAHQRLSVRTRQEGETIRVEIEDTGPGIPSDSLERIFNPFYTTKAVGYGTGLGLSISLGIISEHGGRIWAENVPSGGKFCIDLPRIAPPPGSDSMLPTSVLALPEGLRILIADDEAPIREALSRFLEKSGHAVVAVDSGGGALAAAREQTFDAILLDMRMPDISGKNVFERWASERPELARRVVFLTGDIVSADLQQFLAGTGQPFLAKPFDLDVVLQLLQPMKR; encoded by the coding sequence ATGTTGCGACTCTTCAACCTCGGCGCGTCGGCGCACGCACACAACGATGGTGGGTCCCTCAACCCCGGAAGCGACGAATCGACGCTCCTCGATTCGTTGGGCGACGCGGTCATTATCACCGACGCCTCGGATCAAATCACCTATATGAATCGTGCCGCGGCCGAGCTCTTTGGTCGCGACCGCACGCTGCTCGCTGGTGAGAAACTGCTAAATCTTTTTACGCGGGACAGCAGCGAGGTCGTGCAATTCGGCCAGAGCGCGGCGCGCGACGGACTGCCGCAACGCTACGACGCCGACGTCGCTGGCCGTGACGAGTGCAAGGTGAGCGTAAGCGCGTCGCCCTTCGCCGTGAATGGCTCAGGCGGGACGGTGCTGACGCTGCGCGACGTCACCGAGATGCGACGGGCCCACCAGGAGCTCGCGCGTTCGGAAGCGAGGTATCGTCACCTCTTCGAGGACGCCAGCGACGCGATCATGACCTTCGATTCGCTCGGCCGGTTCACCAGCGTCAACGACGGTGGCGAGCAGATCTCGGGATACTCTCGCGATGAGCTGATCGGTCGCTTCTTCGGACCACTCCTTCCGCTGAGCGAGCTCCCGCGCGCGGTGCTCGAGTTTCGCAAGGCATTGTCGGGCCAACCGGGGCAATTCGAGTCCGTCGTGGTGCGCAAGGACGGCGAGCGGCGGCACATCACCATCACCTACTCGTGCCCGCAACGGAGCCGTGAAGTGCTGTGTCTGATCCGAGATGCGACGGAGGAGAAACAGCTCCAACAGCAGCTCGTGCAGTCCGAGAAGATGGGGGCGATCGGGCAGCTCGTGAGTGGCGTCGCGCACGAGCTGAACAATCCACTCGCCAGCATTACCGCGTTCGCGAAGCTGATGCTGTCCGACGGCAATCTCTCCGAGGAAGACCGGCATGCGACCGAGGTCATCGCGAGCGAAGCGCGGCGCGCGGCCCGCATCGTTCACAACTTGCTCACCTTTGCGCGGCAACACAAAGCGGAGAAGACGTACGCCGACATCAATCAGGTCGTCGAGAATACGCTCGAGTTGCGGAGCTACGATCTCAGCGTCCGCGGCATTCAGATCGAGCGCTCCTACGCCGATCCTGCGCCCTGTACGATGGTGGATGCGTACCAGTTGCAGCAGGTGATTCTCAACCTCGTCACGAACGCCGAACAGGCGATGGCCGGAGTCGAGCGAGCGCACCAGCGGTTGAGCGTTCGTACGCGGCAGGAGGGCGAGACGATCCGCGTCGAAATCGAGGACACTGGACCCGGTATTCCTTCCGACAGTCTCGAACGGATCTTCAATCCGTTCTACACGACTAAAGCAGTCGGCTACGGTACTGGGCTTGGCCTCTCGATCTCGTTAGGTATCATCAGCGAGCACGGGGGCCGGATCTGGGCGGAAAACGTCCCGTCGGGCGGGAAATTCTGTATCGACCTTCCGCGCATTGCTCCACCCCCTGGCAGCGACAGCATGCTGCCGACGTCCGTTCTGGCCCTTCCAGAGGGACTTCGCATCCTCATCGCCGACGACGAAGCGCCGATTCGCGAGGCGCTCTCCCGCTTTCTCGAAAAGTCGGGTCACGCTGTCGTCGCCGTCGACAGCGGCGGGGGCGCGCTCGCGGCCGCGCGAGAACAGACATTCGACGCCATTCTCCTCGACATGCGGATGCCCGACATCTCGGGGAAGAACGTCTTCGAGCGGTGGGCGAGCGAGCGCCCCGAGCTGGCGCGGCGCGTCGTGTTCCTCACCGGCGATATCGTCAGCGCCGACCTGCAGCAGTTTCTTGCTGGCACTGGCCAGCCGTTTCTCGCGAAGCCCTTTGATCTCGACGTCGTGCTGCAACTCCTTCAGCCAATGAAGCGCTGA
- a CDS encoding HD domain-containing phosphohydrolase: MSAPIRARERVELLSERPGLALVRAPAPRNARLLIIDDHDANIEALKRILRRAGFASVNSSTDPRVGVTLAQTWSPDLILLDLHMPGLDGFGVLDAIRPQLSDAGYLPVLMLTADSSDETKQRALSGGVKDFLTKPFDPTEVVLRIENLLETRFLYGAIREQNQVLEQRVVERTRELEEAQIEILQRLAAAAEFRDDDTGQHTQRVGHLAALLAAEIGLASDRVELIRRAAPLHDVGKIGIPDAILLKRGRLTSNERRVMQTHTTIGATMLTGGRSPLVQMAELIARSHHERWDGKGYPTALRKEQIAIEARLVAVVDYLDALTHDRPYRKAWSLEKTLEALAAEREGHFDPTAVDALLAVVRAAPPLLTLRST; the protein is encoded by the coding sequence ATGTCGGCTCCGATACGTGCGCGAGAGCGCGTCGAGCTGCTTTCCGAACGGCCCGGGCTCGCGCTGGTGCGCGCGCCAGCTCCGCGCAATGCGCGGCTCCTGATCATCGACGATCATGACGCGAACATCGAGGCGCTCAAGCGTATTCTGCGTCGCGCCGGCTTCGCGTCCGTCAACAGCAGCACCGATCCGCGGGTCGGCGTGACACTCGCACAGACGTGGTCGCCCGATCTCATTCTGCTCGATCTGCATATGCCCGGGCTCGATGGGTTCGGCGTCCTCGATGCCATTCGCCCGCAGCTCAGCGATGCCGGCTATCTACCGGTGCTGATGCTGACCGCCGATTCGAGCGATGAGACCAAGCAACGCGCGCTCTCGGGGGGCGTAAAGGACTTCCTCACCAAGCCGTTCGACCCGACGGAAGTCGTGCTGCGCATCGAGAACTTGCTGGAGACGCGCTTTCTGTACGGCGCGATTCGGGAGCAGAACCAAGTCCTCGAACAGCGTGTGGTAGAGCGGACGCGCGAGCTGGAGGAAGCGCAGATCGAGATTCTCCAACGGCTCGCGGCGGCAGCGGAGTTTCGTGACGACGACACGGGTCAGCACACGCAGCGCGTCGGGCATCTCGCGGCACTGCTCGCAGCGGAAATCGGCCTCGCATCGGACCGCGTGGAGCTCATTCGGCGCGCCGCGCCGCTGCACGACGTCGGCAAGATCGGCATCCCCGACGCAATCTTGCTCAAGCGCGGCCGCCTAACGAGCAACGAACGACGGGTCATGCAAACGCACACGACTATCGGCGCCACGATGCTGACCGGAGGCAGGTCGCCGCTCGTGCAGATGGCCGAGCTCATCGCGCGCTCTCACCATGAGCGCTGGGATGGGAAGGGCTATCCCACCGCGCTGCGCAAGGAGCAGATCGCGATCGAAGCCCGGCTGGTCGCCGTAGTGGACTACCTCGATGCCCTCACGCACGACCGGCCCTATCGCAAGGCATGGTCGCTGGAGAAAACGCTCGAGGCGCTCGCCGCGGAGCGTGAAGGACACTTCGATCCCACTGCGGTCGACGCGCTCCTCGCCGTCGTCCGAGCCGCGCCTCCACTGCTCACCCTGCGTTCCACCTAA